The following are encoded in a window of Panicum virgatum strain AP13 chromosome 5N, P.virgatum_v5, whole genome shotgun sequence genomic DNA:
- the LOC120673751 gene encoding protein FAR1-RELATED SEQUENCE 5-like, producing MEEEGHGIAQTVSANTDHCFQVEIASDEDVYHEDDDVVCSQPAVPCVGMEFDTIDEARRVYNEYAYKMGFSIRVASHRTSQVTKEVIRKEFECNHARKPNEEGGDNTSASTSTNDPATQKPLKKKSASAVLTTTSRKRNTIKKYDCRAHMAVGLHDVKWKVIVMQPEHTHPLVKKLGRRKLLRSHRSISWADYESLKTLHHRNISTTQIMGILADFNGGIGNLTFSTKDVSNMRTNLRGGLNFRDMDATLEYFQKLQAESPSFFYAVMIDSGNAVRGMFWVDGRTRELYKTFRDCIFFDTTFCTNRYDMLFAPFVGINNHLQSILLGCALLPDETTETFV from the exons ATGGAAGAAGAG GGTCATGGTATTGCTCAAACTGTGTCAGCAAACACTGATCATTGTTTTCAAGTAGAAATCGCTTCGGATGAGGATGTATACCATGAAGATGATGATGTGGTTTGCTCACAACCTGCGGTACCATGTGTTGGGATGGAATTTGACACAATAGATGAAGCAAGGAGGGTGTACAATGAATATGCATACAAGATGGGTTTTAGCATCAGGGTTGCATCACATAGAACAAGTCAGGTGACAAAGGAAGTTATTAGAAAGGAA TTTGAATGTAATCATGCAAGGAAGCCAAATGAAGAGGGTGGAGACAACACCTCTGCTAGCACATCAACCAATGATCCCGCAACACAGAAGCCATTGAAGAAGAAAAGTGCATCAGCCGTATTGACAACTACATCGAGGAAGCGCAACACTATCAAGAAATATGATTGCAGGGCCCACATGGCTGTTGGTCTGCATGATGTAAAGTGGAAAGTCATTGTCATGCAACCTGAACATACTCATCCATTAGTGAAAAAACTTGGGAGGAGAAAACTGCTAAGGTCACATCGAAGCATTTCCTGGGCTGATTATGAGTCGTTGAAAACCCTACACCATAGGAACATCAGCACCACACAAATCATGGGGATCCTTGCTGACTTCAATGGTGGAATAGGCAACCTTACATTCAGCACCAAGGATGTTTCGAACATGAGAACAAACCTGCGAGGTGGGCTGAATTTCAGGGATATGGATGCAACTTTAGAATATTTTCAGAAGCTACAAGCTGAGAGTCCATCATTCTTCTATGCAGTCATGATTGACAGTGGTAATGCTGTTAGAGGTATGTTTTGGGTTGATGGTAGGACAAGGGAACTATACAAGACCTTCAGGGACTGCATATTCTTTGATACAACCTTCTGCACAAACAGATACGACATGCTCTTTGCTCCGTTTGTTGGGATAAATAATCACTTGCAAAGTATACTACTTGGGTGTGCCTTGCTTCCAGATGAAACTACAGAAACATTTGTTTGA
- the LOC120673752 gene encoding uncharacterized protein LOC120673752 has translation MGLIKNGFAFFPIVQEQHWVVTCINIFLKQINFFNSINGSTIIPCYEASNNLVITSCPFFPVSMIYFLPPRFFHGATIIFCPTQVANFSKAALELQIFKEDVSQFVHKYPTEFPHQHTLNDCGVYSMLYIESWNGKKMDVACESSMIGDYRKYAMGGLLLSPMNEVNTSDFVEKHFVQD, from the exons ATGGGACTTATCAAAAATGGATTTG CTTTTTTCCCCATTGTGCAAGAACAGCATTGGGTTGTCACATGCATCAACATATTTTTGAAGCAAATCAACTTCTTCAATTCTATAAATGGCTCAACTATTATTCCATGTTATGAGGCTTCCAACAACCTGGTAATTACCAGTTGCCCTTTTTTTCCCGTATCCATGATTTATTTTCTCCCCCCAAGATTTTTCCATGGTGCAACCATCATTTTTTGTCCCACTCAGGTTGCAAACTTTTCAAAGGCTGCACTGGAATTGCAAATTTTTAAAGAGGATGTGTCCCAATTTGTGCACAAATATCCTACAGAGTTCCCGCACCAACATACATT GAATGATTGTGGTGTCTATTCTATGTTGTACATTGAATCTTGGAATGGAAAGAAGATGGATGTTGCATGTGAATCG AGTATGATTGGAGACTACCGGAAGTATGCCATGGGAGGATTGCTGTTGTCCCCGATGAATGAAGTCAACACATCAGATTTTGTTGAAAAGCATTTTGTCCAAGATTAA
- the LOC120673753 gene encoding uncharacterized protein LOC120673753 has protein sequence MASFSEEKRAAPQRDEAPSRSKYGGISPKKPLISKDHERAYFDSADWVLGKHGASSINGATVPAAEPLKPKLQRTAYHQLPPRRPACTSE, from the exons ATGGCAAGCTTCAGTGAAGAGAAGAGAGCAGCTCCGCAGAGGGACGAG GCACCTTCCCGGAGCAAGTACGGCGGCATTTCGCCGAAGAAGCCCCTGATCAGCAAG gACCACGAGCGCGCCTACTTCGACTCGGCAGATTGGGTCCTCGGCAAG CACGGCGCGAGCAGCATCAACGGCGCGACGGTCCCGGCCGCCGAGCCCCTCAAGCCCAAGCTGCAG CGGACGGCGTACCACCAGCTCCCCCCGCGAAGGCCGGCGTGCACGTCGGAGTAG